Within the Nitrospirota bacterium genome, the region GCCCGTGCCCTGCCCGACGGGCTTGGTGGTAAAGAAGGGGTCGAAGATGCGCTCCACCGTTTCTGGCTCCATGCCGCAGCCGGTATCACGGACGGACAGGCGCGCATAGCGGCCAGGCGGCAGTATCACATGGAGACTGTGCAGCGGATGGGCCAGCATGACCGGCGTCAGATTCACCGCAATGGACCCCGGTTGTTCATTCAGCGCATGCCAGGCATTGGTGCAGAGGTTCATCAAGACTTGATGGACCTGGGTCGCATCGGCCAGGACGTGGGGCGTCGCCGCATCGTAGGTGGCGGTCAGCTCGATGCCGGCCGGGAGGGTGGCCCGCAGCAAGGCGAGGGCTTCGTATATGACCGGGGCAAGGTCCAGCGCGGTGCGTGAGAATTCTTGCTGATGCGTGAAGGTGAGGATTTGCTGCACAAGGTGGGAGGCCCGGTTGCCGGCTTCGATAATTCTCGTGAGGTTCGGCTGGACCGGATGACCGGCGGCGGTCTTCATGGCGGCCATTTCAGCGTTGCCGAGGATAGCGGTGAGGATATTGTTGAAGTCATGGGCGACGCCGCCGGCCAGTTGCCCGATTGCCTCCATCTTCTGCATCTGGCGGATTTGGTCCTGAAACGCCTGCAAAGCCGCCTCTGCCTGTTTGCGCTCGGTGATGTCGCGTGTAAAGCAACGGGTGTGAATGAATGTGCCGTTCTTCCGCAAGACGCTTGAATCAATCAGCACGTCCTTGATCGAGCCGTCTTTGCTCCGCAAGCGGGCGGCACATTCCTGAACCGTCTCGCCGCAGCTGAGGCAATCGAGAAGTTTCTGGATGATCGGTTGGTCGACATGGAAGTCGGCGATGTGGTGTCCGATGTACTCCTCGCGGCTGTAGCCGAGGAGATCCAGTTCTGTCTGGTTCGCCCAGAGGATGATCCCGTCCGCTCCCACCCAGTGCATGCTCACGGTGGCGTGCTCAATGAAGTCCGACAGTTCGTTCGTCTTCTCGGCGAGTGCCTCCTCCGCCCGTTTGCGTTCCGTGATGTCCCGCACAATGCCACACGTATAGCCCCGTCCCTCGTGCTCGAGATAGGCGATGGAGGCCTCGACAGGAAACTCCGTCCCATCCTTGCGCCGATGAAGGGATTCGTACGTGGCTGACCTGCCCTGTTTGATGGACGTGAGCCGCTGCTGAAACCGTTCAGGATCATGCTGTGGGGTAATATCCGGGATGCGCAACGTCAGCAGTTCCTCCCGCGTATACCCCAACGATCGGCAGGCTGCTTCATTGACGTAGACAAACCGCTTCGTGTCATCGGCCCACAGCACGGCGTCAGCCGCGTGTTCCACGGCGAATTGCGTGAGCCGCAATTGACTCTCCACCTGTTTGCGCTCGGTGATGTCTTTGACGACGGCTAGGTGCCTGGTCAGGGCTTCGTTCCCTGCCTGCAGGGGCGAGACGGTCAACTCCACCCAGACGATGGAGCCGTCTTTACGGATGTACCGTTTCTCCAGGGTGAACTCGCGCAGCTCGCCGCGTTTGAGTCGCTCCATCTGGGCGAGATCCGACGCGAGGTCGTCGGGATGGGTGATGGACATGAAGTCGAGCGCGAGCATCTGTTCCATGGAGTAGCCGACGATCTCGCCGTACTTGCGGTTGACCCGGATGAAACGCCCCGTTGTCGTGTCGATCTCCGCGACGCCCACGGCCGCCTGCTCGAAGAGAGTCCGCAAGCGTTCTTCACTCTCGCGCAACTCGCCCGTGCGCTCGGTGACGAGCCGTTCAAGGCTCCTGTTGAGTGTGCGGACTGTTTCTTCAGAGGCTTTCTGCTCGGTGATGTCGCGGAAGATGCCGCGTGTGGCCACAGGCCTGCCGTTTTCAACGCGCAGACTCACTTGGCCTTCCGCGACGACGGCGCGTCCGTTTTTCGTCCGGAACAAGATCTCCACCAATCCCACCTTCTCACCGGCGAGGATTTGCTGCAGGAAGCCGCGGTAATGATCACGGCACTCGGCCTGGATAACGTCAAAGACGTTCAGCACCGCCACTTCGTCCGCGGAGTATCCTAGCGTCTCGCGCCAGGCGCGGTTCACGAAGAGGAGGCGTCCATCCGGTGCGACGCTTTGGATCAGGTCGCTCGTGCCGTCGAACAGATCGCGGAGTTGCCCCTCGCTCTGCGTGAGGGCGGCCGTGCGCGCCCGGACTGTTTCATCCAAGGTGGCATTGGCTTCTTGCAATGTGCGCTCCAGCCGGTGCTTGGCGAGGGCGGCTTGGAGGGTGGCAGACAGCTCGCGTTCTTCGAAGGGCTTGAGCAGATAGCCGAATGTCCCGTTCCCGATCGCCTCTTCGATCAGTTGGGCATCGGAAAAGGCGCTGAGAAAGAC harbors:
- a CDS encoding PAS domain S-box protein, whose product is MDTTRIYIVEDEALIVMELVDRLMRLGYQVCGKAARGEQALEDIPRTNPDIVLMDICLAGELDGIETAARLRRLLNVPIVFLSAFSDAQLIEEAIGNGTFGYLLKPFEERELSATLQAALAKHRLERTLQEANATLDETVRARTAALTQSEGQLRDLFDGTSDLIQSVAPDGRLLFVNRAWRETLGYSADEVAVLNVFDVIQAECRDHYRGFLQQILAGEKVGLVEILFRTKNGRAVVAEGQVSLRVENGRPVATRGIFRDITEQKASEETVRTLNRSLERLVTERTGELRESEERLRTLFEQAAVGVAEIDTTTGRFIRVNRKYGEIVGYSMEQMLALDFMSITHPDDLASDLAQMERLKRGELREFTLEKRYIRKDGSIVWVELTVSPLQAGNEALTRHLAVVKDITERKQVESQLRLTQFAVEHAADAVLWADDTKRFVYVNEAACRSLGYTREELLTLRIPDITPQHDPERFQQRLTSIKQGRSATYESLHRRKDGTEFPVEASIAYLEHEGRGYTCGIVRDITERKRAEEALAEKTNELSDFIEHATVSMHWVGADGIILWANQTELDLLGYSREEYIGHHIADFHVDQPIIQKLLDCLSCGETVQECAARLRSKDGSIKDVLIDSSVLRKNGTFIHTRCFTRDITERKQAEAALQAFQDQIRQMQKMEAIGQLAGGVAHDFNNILTAILGNAEMAAMKTAAGHPVQPNLTRIIEAGNRASHLVQQILTFTHQQEFSRTALDLAPVIYEALALLRATLPAGIELTATYDAATPHVLADATQVHQVLMNLCTNAWHALNEQPGSIAVNLTPVMLAHPLHSLHVILPPGRYARLSVRDTGCGMEPETVERIFDPFFTTKPVGQGTGLGLSVVHGIVRGHEGAIVVDSRPNQSTTFHLYFPAVDAPAHPRESAGTTPAQRQGRNRHLLYLDDEEMLVELIRAKFEPLGYRVTGCTKPAEAIDAVRADPSGFDVVVTDYNMPGMSGLDVASALAHLRADLPVVVVSGYLSPTAQAAILAAGIKEIVYKPTLLQQLGDVIARLTVTPPQQ